The following are from one region of the Sorghum bicolor cultivar BTx623 chromosome 2, Sorghum_bicolor_NCBIv3, whole genome shotgun sequence genome:
- the LOC8057267 gene encoding uncharacterized protein LOC8057267: MATIPLLVLLMATIFSAAPPVAGEPPNVVPFACKAATAAGGGTFDEAFCLSTLEGSKSSVGAADYADLAVVAVDLATANVTATEAKIDALLASNNISGAAVVQGLQSCRALYGAVVRQYQPECRAAVKGGRYGDGKKCLGRTAQAVAACERWFQQRKVASPVAAEDVVLAMLANLAIALASIAN; the protein is encoded by the coding sequence ATGGCCACCATTCCGCTCCTCGTGCTCCTGATGGCGACCATCTTCTCGGCCGCACCGCCGGTCGCCGGCGAGCCTCCCAACGTGGTGCCCTTCGCGTGCAAGGCGgccaccgccgccggcggcggcacaTTCGACGAGGCCTTCTGTCTGTCGACGCTCGAGGGCAGCAAAAGCAGCGTGGGCGCCGCGGACTACGCGGACCTGGCCGTCGTCGCGGTGGACCTCGCCACGGCGAACGTGACGGCCACCGAGGCCAAGATCGACGCCCTGCTTGCCAGCAATAACATCAGTGGCGCGGCAGTCGTCCAGGGCCTGCAGTCGTGCCGGGCGCTGTACGGCGCGGTGGTGCGGCAGTACCAGCCGGAGTGCCGCGCCGCCGTGAAGGGCGGCAGGTACGGCGACGGGAAGAAGTGTCTGGGCAGGACGGCGCAGGCGGTTGCGGCGTGCGAGCGGTGGTTCCAGCAGCGGAAGGTGGCGTCGCCGGTGGCCGCGGAGGACGTCGTCCTCGCCATGCTCGCCAACCTCGCCATCGCGCTGGCCTCCATCGCCAATTGA
- the LOC8084594 gene encoding uncharacterized protein LOC8084594, with product MATGTGMDSTFTDRSTTAIPLLVLLMTTIFLDAPPVAGEPPSEVPFACKGAAAASGGTFTEAFCLSTLHGSKSTVGAADYADLALVAVDLATANATATEAMIDALLAAGTNGATPEGLGLQSCRALYGAVVRQYQPECRAAVKDGRYGDGKACLGRTAQEAAACERWFQQRKVASPVAREDDALAKLASLAIALASIA from the coding sequence ATGGCAACCGGGACCGGCATGGACTCCACTTTCACCGATCGTAGCACCACCGCCATTCCGCTCCTCGTGCTCCTGATGACGACCATCTTCTTGGACGCACCACCGGTCGCCGGCGAGCCACCCAGCGAAGTGCCATTTGCGTGCAagggtgccgccgccgccagcggcGGCACATTCACCGAGGCCTTCTGTCTGTCGACGCTTCATGGCAGCAAAAGCACCGTCGGCGCCGCGGACTACGCGGACCTGGCTCTCGTCGCGGTGGACCTCGCCACGGCCAACGCCACGGCCACCGAGGCCATGATCGACGCCCTTCTTGCTGCCGGCACTAATGGCGCCACGCCCGAGGGGTTGGGGCTGCAGTCGTGCCGGGCGCTGTACGGCGCGGTGGTGCGGCAGTACCAGCCGGAGTGCCGCGCCGCCGTGAAGGACGGCAGGTACGGCGACGGAAAGGCGTGCCTGGGCAGGACGGCGCAGGAGGCCGCGGCGTGCGAGCGGTGGTTCCAGCAGCGGAAGGTGGCGTCGCCGGTGGCACGGGAGGATGACGCCCTCGCCAAGCTCGCCAGCCTCGCCATCGCCCTGGCTTCCATCGCCTGA